A window of Marinobacter salarius contains these coding sequences:
- the petA gene encoding ubiquinol-cytochrome c reductase iron-sulfur subunit produces the protein MSNGDVSQGRRRFLIGATSVVGGVGVVGAAVPFVASWNPSAKAEAAGAPVTVNVSKLEPGQQMTVKWRGKPVWVIRRTEEMNENILELNDRVKDPLSKEADQPAYIEGELRAIKDEYAVLVGICTHLGCSPQFRPEVAPADLGEDWLGGFYCACHGSRYDLAGRVYPNMPAPRNLDVPPYRFDDENTVTVGLDPEGAA, from the coding sequence ATGAGTAATGGCGACGTGAGCCAAGGCAGGCGCCGATTTTTGATCGGTGCCACGTCTGTGGTGGGTGGTGTCGGCGTCGTCGGTGCGGCCGTGCCTTTCGTAGCATCCTGGAATCCCAGTGCAAAAGCGGAAGCAGCCGGTGCACCGGTCACCGTCAATGTCAGTAAACTGGAGCCAGGTCAGCAAATGACCGTCAAATGGCGCGGTAAGCCGGTGTGGGTTATTCGCCGCACCGAAGAGATGAACGAAAACATTCTCGAGCTGAATGACCGGGTGAAGGATCCTCTTTCCAAGGAAGCGGACCAACCTGCCTACATCGAAGGCGAGCTCCGGGCGATCAAGGACGAGTACGCTGTTCTCGTTGGTATCTGTACCCATCTGGGCTGCTCTCCCCAATTCAGGCCAGAAGTTGCTCCAGCCGATCTCGGGGAAGACTGGCTCGGTGGCTTCTATTGTGCGTGTCACGGCTCCCGCTACGACCTTGCCGGGCGTGTCTATCCGAATATGCCGGCACCCAGAAATCTGGATGTGCCTCCCTATCGCTTTGACGACGAGAACACCGTGACCGTCGGTCTGGATCCTGAGGGGGCCGCATAA
- the rpsI gene encoding 30S ribosomal protein S9 produces MSVAQNYGTGRRKTSTARVFIKPGSGNISINGRSIEQFFGRETLRMIVRQPLVVAESADRFDINITVKGGGISGQAGAIRHGLTRALMDYDETLRPALRKAGYVTRDAREVERKKVGLRKARKRPQFSKR; encoded by the coding sequence ATGTCTGTAGCACAAAATTACGGTACTGGTCGCCGCAAGACATCCACGGCTCGGGTTTTCATCAAGCCGGGAAGCGGTAACATCTCTATCAACGGTCGTTCCATTGAGCAGTTTTTCGGTCGCGAAACTCTGCGGATGATTGTTCGTCAGCCCCTCGTGGTTGCCGAATCCGCGGATCGTTTCGATATCAACATCACTGTTAAAGGTGGTGGTATCAGTGGTCAGGCGGGCGCTATTCGTCACGGCCTGACTCGCGCCCTGATGGATTACGATGAAACGCTGCGCCCTGCGCTGCGTAAAGCGGGTTACGTTACCCGTGACGCTCGTGAAGTGGAGCGTAAGAAAGTTGGTCTGCGGAAGGCGCGTAAGCGTCCTCAGTTCTCCAAGCGTTAA
- the rplM gene encoding 50S ribosomal protein L13, which produces MKTLSAKPETVTRDWYVVDAAGKTLGRLSTEIARRLRGKHKPEYTPHVDTGDYIVVINASQVRVTGKKAFDKMYYSHTGFPGGIKSINFEKLVDKAPEQIIQKSVKGMLPNGPLGRAMFKKLKIYAGAEHPHAAQQPKELDI; this is translated from the coding sequence ATGAAGACTCTGAGTGCGAAACCAGAAACAGTAACACGTGACTGGTACGTTGTAGACGCAGCCGGCAAGACGCTGGGTCGTCTGTCAACTGAAATCGCCCGTCGTCTGCGGGGCAAACATAAGCCTGAGTACACCCCTCACGTCGACACTGGTGATTACATTGTGGTTATCAATGCCAGTCAGGTACGGGTTACCGGCAAAAAAGCATTTGACAAGATGTACTACAGTCACACCGGCTTTCCGGGTGGAATCAAGTCCATCAACTTCGAGAAGCTGGTCGACAAGGCTCCTGAGCAAATCATCCAGAAGTCTGTTAAAGGCATGCTTCCGAATGGCCCGCTTGGCCGTGCCATGTTCAAGAAGCTGAAAATTTATGCCGGCGCTGAGCATCCTCATGCAGCCCAGCAGCCCAAAGAACTCGACATTTAA
- a CDS encoding TatD family hydrolase yields MRLIDAHCHFDFPEFDGRRKAVLEDARSSGLSNLVIPGVRRPDWSRVSRIASEYDGLYYCLGIHPWYVAEHTADDLCALQGLLEDRPGHCVALGECGLDRLQGDMRDQYAWFEGQVDIAALVHLPLVIHSVKTHDEVYEVLRRKRFSGRVLVHGFSGSYEQATKLIDLGCFIGVGGVITHQRARKTRDTIARLPVDALILETDAPDMAPAGVEAGHNSPAYLPSILATLARLRNSGLEDLAQSLLCNVQRLYGWNEVGASER; encoded by the coding sequence ATGCGACTCATTGATGCTCATTGCCATTTTGACTTCCCTGAGTTTGATGGGCGTCGCAAGGCAGTGCTTGAGGACGCTCGCAGCAGTGGTCTGTCGAATCTCGTTATTCCCGGCGTTCGGCGGCCCGACTGGAGCAGGGTGAGTCGCATTGCATCGGAATACGATGGGCTCTACTACTGTCTCGGAATCCATCCCTGGTATGTGGCTGAGCATACCGCCGATGACCTATGCGCATTGCAAGGCTTGCTCGAAGACCGTCCAGGTCATTGTGTAGCCTTGGGGGAGTGCGGCCTGGATCGGCTCCAAGGGGACATGCGGGATCAGTACGCCTGGTTTGAAGGGCAGGTTGATATTGCTGCGCTTGTACATTTACCGCTGGTTATTCACTCCGTTAAGACCCACGACGAGGTCTATGAGGTGCTGCGGCGCAAGCGCTTTTCAGGGCGGGTGTTGGTGCACGGGTTTTCGGGCAGCTATGAGCAGGCTACCAAGCTGATTGACCTCGGTTGCTTCATCGGTGTTGGTGGTGTCATTACCCATCAGCGAGCGCGAAAGACCCGGGATACCATCGCCCGGTTGCCCGTTGATGCGTTGATCCTCGAGACGGACGCGCCTGATATGGCGCCAGCGGGCGTCGAGGCGGGGCATAATTCGCCTGCGTACCTGCCGTCGATACTAGCCACCCTGGCACGGTTGCGGAATTCGGGGCTCGAAGACCTGGCCCAGTCGCTGCTCTGCAACGTGCAGCGGCTGTATGGTTGGAACGAAGTCGGCGCTTCCGAGCGCTAG
- the prfC gene encoding peptide chain release factor 3, which produces MTSLASEVSQRRTFAIISHPDAGKTTITEKVLLFGQAIQKAGTVKGKKSGQHAKSDWMEMEKERGISVTTSVMQFPYGGRLVNLLDTPGHEDFSEDTYRTLTAVDSCLMVIDSAKGVEERTIKLMEVTRLRDTPILTFMNKLDRDTRDPVELMDEVEDVLKIACAPITWPIGMGKNFKGVYHLTRDEVILYKSGQGHAIQEKRVIQGLENPELDEVLGGYAGDLRDEIELVKGASHEFDLDAFLAGELTPVFFGTALGNFGVDHMLDGLVEWAPTPQPRETDQRLVKPEEDVFSGFVFKIQANMDPQHRDRVAFLRIVSGRYNQGMKARHVRIGKEVRFSDALTFMAGDREHAGEAFAGDIIGLHNHGTIQLGDTFTAGEDMKFTGIPNFAPELFRRIRLKDPLKSKQLQKGLIQLAEEGAVQVFRPLRNNDLIVGAVGVLQFDVVVSRLKSEYKVEAVYEPINVATARWVTASDERKLDEFERKANDFLALDGSDRLAYIAPTMVNLQLAQERYPEISFHKTREH; this is translated from the coding sequence ATGACCAGCCTTGCCAGCGAAGTATCCCAGCGCCGCACGTTTGCGATTATCTCGCATCCGGATGCGGGCAAAACCACCATTACAGAGAAGGTTCTGCTGTTTGGGCAGGCCATCCAGAAAGCCGGCACGGTCAAGGGAAAGAAGTCGGGGCAGCACGCAAAATCCGACTGGATGGAGATGGAAAAGGAGCGTGGTATTTCCGTCACCACCTCGGTGATGCAATTCCCATATGGCGGGCGCCTGGTCAACCTCCTGGATACGCCTGGCCACGAAGATTTCTCGGAAGATACCTACCGCACGTTAACGGCGGTGGATTCGTGCCTGATGGTGATCGACAGCGCCAAGGGTGTTGAGGAACGCACGATCAAGCTGATGGAAGTAACCCGCTTGCGGGATACGCCAATACTGACCTTCATGAACAAGCTGGACCGTGATACGCGTGATCCCGTGGAGTTGATGGATGAGGTTGAGGATGTCCTCAAAATCGCCTGCGCACCGATTACCTGGCCCATCGGTATGGGGAAGAATTTTAAAGGTGTCTATCACCTGACCCGGGACGAAGTGATCCTGTACAAATCCGGTCAGGGCCATGCCATCCAGGAAAAACGAGTGATCCAGGGGCTTGAGAATCCTGAGCTGGACGAGGTTCTGGGAGGCTATGCTGGTGATCTCCGAGACGAGATTGAGCTGGTCAAAGGAGCGTCCCATGAGTTCGATCTGGACGCCTTCCTTGCGGGCGAGCTCACGCCGGTGTTCTTCGGTACGGCGCTGGGCAATTTTGGTGTGGATCACATGCTTGATGGGTTGGTGGAGTGGGCCCCAACACCGCAACCGCGTGAAACCGATCAGCGATTAGTGAAACCAGAAGAGGATGTCTTCTCGGGCTTCGTGTTCAAGATTCAGGCGAATATGGACCCCCAGCACCGGGATCGTGTGGCTTTTCTGAGGATCGTGTCGGGGCGCTACAATCAGGGCATGAAAGCGCGTCACGTGAGAATCGGCAAGGAAGTTCGCTTTTCCGATGCGCTGACCTTCATGGCAGGTGATCGGGAGCACGCGGGGGAGGCGTTCGCAGGCGATATTATCGGCCTTCACAACCACGGCACCATCCAGCTGGGAGATACCTTCACTGCCGGTGAGGATATGAAATTTACCGGCATCCCCAATTTTGCACCGGAACTGTTCCGTCGTATTCGCCTGAAGGACCCGCTCAAGTCCAAGCAGCTGCAAAAGGGTTTGATCCAGCTTGCGGAAGAAGGCGCGGTACAGGTTTTTCGCCCGCTTCGAAACAACGACCTGATCGTGGGAGCGGTGGGTGTCCTGCAGTTTGATGTGGTGGTTAGTCGGCTCAAGAGCGAATATAAGGTTGAGGCGGTGTATGAGCCGATAAATGTTGCAACGGCACGCTGGGTAACGGCCTCTGATGAGCGTAAACTGGATGAGTTCGAGCGTAAGGCTAACGATTTCCTGGCTCTGGATGGCAGCGACCGACTGGCCTACATTGCGCCAACGATGGTCAACCTGCAGTTGGCCCAGGAGCGCTATCCAGAGATCAGCTTCCATAAAACACGGGAGCACTAG
- the rimI gene encoding ribosomal protein S18-alanine N-acetyltransferase, which yields MGQDLYREIESADLMIRALRQEDLPDVLNIEAQGYSFPWSESVFLGCFRPDYRLWALEWGQRLSGYAVVAYMVGEAHLLNLCVAPAKQGNGGGRRLLRHLVLEAARDGMSQVLLEVRASNRAAIDLYAAEGFDVIGRRKGYYPAGREREDALVMALPLGG from the coding sequence GTGGGTCAGGATCTATACCGTGAGATAGAGAGTGCCGACCTCATGATCCGGGCCTTACGCCAGGAGGATCTGCCTGACGTCCTCAATATCGAAGCCCAGGGCTACTCCTTCCCCTGGAGCGAGTCCGTTTTTTTGGGGTGCTTTCGGCCTGACTATCGGCTCTGGGCACTCGAGTGGGGGCAGCGGCTCAGTGGATACGCCGTCGTCGCTTATATGGTGGGTGAAGCCCATTTGCTGAATCTGTGCGTGGCACCGGCTAAACAGGGCAATGGCGGAGGACGCCGTTTGCTTCGGCACCTTGTGCTGGAGGCGGCGCGGGATGGCATGAGCCAGGTTTTACTGGAGGTGCGCGCCAGCAACCGTGCAGCAATTGATCTGTACGCGGCGGAAGGTTTTGACGTGATTGGTCGCAGGAAGGGCTACTACCCTGCAGGCCGCGAGCGGGAAGACGCACTGGTCATGGCCTTACCCTTGGGCGGATAG
- a CDS encoding 2-isopropylmalate synthase gives MMMPEAERQFYLGKAGIHLWYARKALPGAAPSPEFAFPEQDEPELEAAAIAPPPVPARPSVPQRKVDGVGKDRIAGIQALMADYTPEPAGVTVPEKVPETPVAVESKAPADESPEKTVDAAGELPRQIHAHLGFWFSEQLVLISGVSDEASTRLQDTLAKNILAAVGETRIEKGRELRWPVFGNLRVPGNSADCFRDTLHFLANDFGARKVVLLGVLTNDSPSERAVLLDDALGDAAVDFSHTLAELAAVPAYKRELWQQLKSAVGG, from the coding sequence ATGATGATGCCAGAGGCAGAACGTCAATTTTATCTGGGCAAGGCGGGAATCCATCTCTGGTACGCCAGGAAGGCGTTACCCGGCGCCGCACCGAGCCCTGAATTCGCCTTTCCCGAGCAGGATGAGCCGGAGCTGGAAGCTGCTGCGATTGCACCGCCTCCGGTTCCGGCGCGGCCATCCGTTCCCCAGCGTAAGGTTGATGGTGTCGGCAAGGACAGAATCGCCGGCATCCAGGCGCTGATGGCCGATTACACGCCGGAACCTGCTGGCGTAACGGTGCCCGAAAAGGTTCCGGAAACGCCAGTTGCCGTTGAGTCGAAGGCACCGGCCGACGAGTCGCCTGAAAAAACAGTGGACGCTGCTGGGGAGCTGCCCCGCCAGATTCACGCCCACCTTGGGTTCTGGTTCTCAGAGCAGCTTGTGCTGATCAGTGGTGTATCCGACGAGGCTAGCACACGTCTTCAAGACACACTGGCAAAAAACATCCTGGCAGCGGTCGGTGAAACCCGGATTGAGAAAGGGCGCGAGCTTCGCTGGCCGGTGTTTGGAAATCTGAGGGTTCCAGGAAACAGCGCAGACTGTTTTCGCGATACTCTTCATTTCCTGGCCAATGACTTCGGTGCCCGCAAGGTGGTCTTGCTCGGAGTTTTAACCAACGATTCTCCCTCAGAAAGAGCTGTATTGCTTGACGATGCGCTGGGTGATGCTGCTGTCGACTTCTCCCATACTCTTGCCGAATTGGCTGCGGTGCCCGCTTACAAGCGTGAGCTCTGGCAGCAGTTGAAGTCCGCCGTCGGGGGCTGA
- a CDS encoding 2-isopropylmalate synthase: MPANDHLVIFDTTLRDGEQSPGATMTKAEKLRIARILEKLRVDVIEAGFAIASQGDFEAVKSIAESIKESTVCSLARALDKDIDRAAEAIRPAERGRIHTFIATSPIHMQYKLQMQPDDVVEQAVRSVRRARSHVDDVEFSCEDAGRSELDFLCRIIEAAIKAGATTINIPDTVGYAIPEQFGETIRQLLNRVPNADKAVFSVHCHNDLGLAVANSLAAVSSGARQVECTINGLGERAGNASLEELVMAVRTRQDLYTIDTRVDAQHIVPASRLVSTITGFPVQPNKAIVGANAFAHESGIHQDGVLKHRETYEIMRAQDVGWHTNSLVLGKHSGRNAFRSRLLELGIQFETETELNEAFTRFKALADLKHEIFDEDLQAIASDTRQKEEDGRYGLVTMQVCSETGVIPRARLTLLVDGREHKVEAEGSGPVDATFKAIESLVDSGCNLQLYSVNNITSGTDAQGEVTVRLERGGRIVNGIGADTDIIIASAKAYIEALNLISRGGVRQHPQGADV, translated from the coding sequence ATGCCTGCGAACGATCACCTGGTTATTTTTGACACAACATTGCGTGACGGTGAGCAAAGCCCCGGCGCAACGATGACAAAAGCGGAGAAACTGCGGATAGCCCGGATTCTCGAGAAGCTGAGGGTTGACGTCATAGAGGCGGGTTTTGCGATCGCCAGCCAGGGTGACTTCGAGGCGGTAAAGTCGATTGCAGAGTCTATCAAGGAATCTACCGTTTGCAGCCTTGCCAGGGCGCTGGATAAAGACATTGACCGCGCCGCGGAGGCCATCAGGCCGGCCGAGCGCGGACGTATCCATACCTTTATTGCGACGTCTCCGATTCACATGCAGTACAAGCTGCAGATGCAGCCGGATGACGTGGTTGAGCAGGCCGTCAGATCCGTTAGGCGTGCCCGCAGTCATGTTGACGACGTTGAATTTTCCTGCGAAGACGCCGGTCGGTCAGAACTGGATTTTCTGTGCCGTATTATCGAAGCGGCAATCAAGGCCGGCGCAACAACCATCAACATTCCGGATACAGTGGGCTATGCCATTCCGGAACAGTTTGGGGAGACCATCCGTCAGTTGCTGAACCGTGTTCCGAACGCCGACAAAGCCGTGTTCTCCGTTCACTGTCACAACGACCTCGGGCTTGCGGTTGCAAACTCCCTTGCAGCCGTTAGCAGCGGCGCCCGCCAGGTGGAATGTACCATCAACGGGCTCGGTGAGCGGGCAGGGAACGCTTCTCTTGAGGAGCTTGTGATGGCGGTTCGTACCCGTCAGGATCTTTACACTATCGACACCCGGGTAGATGCTCAGCACATTGTGCCTGCCTCTCGACTGGTATCGACCATCACCGGCTTTCCGGTACAGCCTAACAAGGCGATCGTTGGTGCAAACGCCTTTGCCCACGAATCAGGTATTCATCAGGATGGCGTCCTGAAGCATCGGGAAACCTACGAAATCATGCGGGCACAGGACGTGGGCTGGCACACCAACAGCCTGGTGCTGGGCAAACATTCCGGCCGTAATGCGTTCCGTTCCCGGCTGTTGGAACTCGGCATCCAGTTTGAGACAGAAACAGAGCTTAATGAAGCCTTTACCCGGTTCAAGGCACTGGCTGATCTCAAACATGAGATTTTCGATGAAGACCTTCAGGCGATTGCCAGCGATACCCGGCAGAAGGAAGAAGACGGCCGCTATGGGCTTGTTACCATGCAGGTGTGCTCTGAGACCGGTGTTATTCCCCGGGCTCGCTTGACCCTTCTGGTGGATGGCAGGGAGCATAAGGTAGAGGCAGAAGGCAGCGGGCCGGTTGACGCCACCTTCAAGGCTATTGAGTCCCTGGTAGACTCCGGCTGTAACCTGCAGCTCTATTCCGTGAACAACATTACCAGCGGTACGGATGCCCAGGGGGAAGTAACGGTACGCCTGGAGCGCGGTGGTCGAATTGTGAACGGCATCGGCGCCGATACCGATATCATTATCGCCTCCGCAAAGGCCTACATTGAGGCCCTGAACCTGATCAGCCGGGGCGGTGTTCGGCAGCACCCGCAGGGCGCTGATGTCTGA
- a CDS encoding bifunctional protein-serine/threonine kinase/phosphatase has translation MSGRLQLQAGQYSIAGRKAENQDSLGIRYPEGEALVLKGVAAVIADGVSASAAGREAAETCVKGFLHDYYSTPDSWAVETAAGRVLGALNRWLHGRGHASHADAHAMVCTFSGVVIKNNRAYVFHVGDSRVCLVRNGELECLTRDHHAVVGADRGALTKAMGAELNVEIDVFRANLLPGDCLLLTTDGVHGYLDPVVMTGLAAEGDADEIARALVDAAYSAGSPDNLSAQVLNIEHLPVEDVEAHYERLTSLAFPPPLEPGQRLDGYRIVREIHASRRTQVYLASPDAGGEPVIIKTPSPNFVDDPAYIDRFLNECWVGRRVNSPHIVRFIEPPQNRRCLYCVTEYVQGPTLREWMNDNPLPTPADVRNLIQQIAIGLRALHRLEMVHQDLKPENVLIARDGTVKIIDLGAVRIRGIEEIDVPWGQDGCLGTESYAAPECLEGDRATPASDRYSLAVIAYELLTGHLPYAKPPRPSVRRRLRYRSIREFNPDLPVWLDACLQRSVSLRPESRYPSLSEFLRDLGHPNPALTPTAWRPLVDRVPPENWRFIAVVSLVLNGLLIWLVWMNGVD, from the coding sequence GTGAGTGGTCGCCTCCAATTACAGGCTGGCCAATACAGCATCGCCGGCCGGAAGGCCGAGAATCAGGACAGCCTGGGTATTCGGTATCCAGAAGGCGAGGCCCTCGTTCTCAAGGGAGTTGCTGCTGTTATTGCCGATGGGGTGAGTGCTTCAGCCGCAGGCCGTGAGGCGGCTGAGACCTGCGTAAAAGGGTTTCTGCACGACTACTACAGTACGCCGGACTCCTGGGCCGTTGAAACTGCGGCCGGTCGTGTCCTTGGGGCCTTGAATCGATGGTTGCACGGTCGTGGTCACGCCAGCCATGCAGATGCCCATGCGATGGTGTGTACTTTTAGCGGTGTCGTCATCAAGAACAATCGAGCCTATGTATTTCATGTGGGGGATAGTCGGGTTTGTCTTGTTCGCAACGGCGAACTGGAATGCCTGACCAGGGACCATCATGCCGTTGTAGGCGCCGATAGGGGCGCGCTGACAAAGGCCATGGGGGCCGAGCTGAATGTCGAAATTGATGTATTCCGGGCAAACCTTCTGCCCGGTGATTGTTTATTGTTGACCACTGATGGTGTGCACGGGTATCTCGACCCAGTCGTTATGACCGGACTTGCGGCGGAGGGCGACGCGGATGAGATCGCCAGAGCGCTGGTGGACGCAGCCTACTCCGCTGGAAGCCCCGACAACCTGAGTGCTCAGGTACTTAATATTGAGCATCTGCCAGTGGAAGACGTTGAGGCTCATTATGAACGGCTGACGTCGCTGGCATTCCCGCCGCCATTGGAACCCGGGCAAAGGCTTGACGGTTATCGGATTGTTCGGGAAATCCACGCCAGCCGCCGCACCCAGGTTTACCTTGCCAGCCCCGATGCCGGCGGTGAGCCGGTGATTATCAAAACGCCATCGCCGAACTTTGTGGATGATCCGGCCTATATCGACCGTTTTCTCAATGAGTGCTGGGTGGGGCGCCGTGTAAACAGTCCTCATATTGTCCGGTTTATTGAGCCGCCCCAGAACCGACGCTGCCTCTATTGTGTCACCGAATATGTTCAGGGACCGACGCTACGCGAGTGGATGAACGACAACCCCCTGCCAACGCCTGCCGATGTGAGGAACCTCATTCAGCAGATTGCCATTGGTTTACGGGCTCTGCACCGTCTTGAAATGGTGCACCAGGATCTCAAGCCAGAAAACGTACTGATTGCCAGAGACGGGACAGTTAAAATCATTGACCTGGGCGCGGTAAGAATTCGCGGGATTGAGGAGATTGATGTGCCGTGGGGGCAGGATGGCTGCCTGGGAACCGAGAGCTACGCTGCGCCGGAGTGTCTTGAGGGTGATCGGGCAACACCCGCCTCTGACCGCTATTCCCTGGCGGTGATTGCCTATGAGCTGTTGACCGGTCACCTTCCCTATGCGAAGCCTCCCAGACCCTCCGTCCGTCGCCGTTTGCGCTATCGCAGTATACGCGAATTCAACCCAGACCTGCCGGTGTGGCTGGATGCCTGTCTGCAACGCTCCGTTTCCTTGAGGCCGGAGTCCCGATACCCTTCGCTGTCGGAGTTTCTGCGGGATCTCGGACATCCCAACCCGGCGCTGACACCCACCGCATGGCGCCCGCTTGTGGACCGTGTGCCACCGGAAAACTGGCGTTTCATCGCGGTTGTCTCTCTGGTGCTCAACGGTTTGCTGATTTGGCTGGTCTGGATGAACGGCGTCGACTAA
- a CDS encoding MFS transporter, with protein sequence MSDTSFRFFSFVGRIKVLHLSWVAFFISFLVWFNHAPLMSSIRDQFGLSASEVNTLLLLNVALTIPARILIGMLVDTLGPRRVYSLVLVVSGLLCIAFSLSTTFEQLAVTRFLLGFVGAGFVVGIRLISEWFPAKELGLAEGIYGGWGNFGAAFAGLSLPAVALWFGGDNGWRWAVGTTGVIAIIYAAVFFILVRDTPKGSTYFKPKRGGAMEVTSKGDFVLYVVMNLPLFFALALIVWQLGPYKLGMLGAPTTYLLYGAIGVMAAVQFLRIWQINGHVFQRPVPAFDRYPFKQVALLNLVYMASFGSELAVVSMLPLYFLDTFDISPMLAGMLGGSFALMNLFGRPGGGYLADRYGRKLITILMLAGIAVGYFFMARIDSSWPLPLAVALVVLCSIFVQGGCGAVYASVPLVKRRLTGQVAGMAGAYGNVGGVVFLVVLALVPSDQFFLVLGAIALAIMSLVMIFMDEPDPQTSEVMPDGSVRMIDVT encoded by the coding sequence ATGAGCGATACCTCTTTTCGATTCTTTTCTTTCGTAGGAAGGATCAAAGTTCTTCACCTGAGTTGGGTAGCGTTTTTTATAAGCTTCCTGGTCTGGTTTAATCACGCCCCCTTAATGTCTTCTATTCGAGATCAGTTCGGGTTGTCAGCCTCGGAAGTAAATACCTTGTTGCTGCTCAACGTGGCATTGACGATACCAGCTCGAATTCTTATCGGTATGTTAGTGGATACACTCGGGCCTCGCCGTGTGTATAGCCTGGTCCTTGTTGTGTCGGGGCTTCTCTGCATCGCATTTTCACTCTCCACAACCTTTGAACAGCTTGCTGTGACCCGGTTTCTGTTGGGGTTTGTTGGTGCGGGGTTCGTTGTGGGTATCCGGCTGATAAGTGAATGGTTTCCGGCGAAGGAACTGGGGCTGGCTGAAGGTATCTATGGCGGTTGGGGTAACTTTGGAGCTGCGTTTGCGGGGCTTTCATTGCCGGCAGTAGCGCTGTGGTTTGGTGGTGATAACGGATGGCGCTGGGCGGTAGGCACGACCGGCGTTATCGCGATTATCTACGCGGCGGTTTTCTTCATCCTGGTTCGCGATACCCCAAAAGGTTCGACTTACTTCAAGCCAAAGCGGGGCGGTGCGATGGAAGTCACCAGCAAGGGCGATTTCGTCCTTTACGTGGTAATGAACCTGCCGCTGTTCTTTGCTTTGGCGTTGATCGTTTGGCAACTGGGGCCCTATAAGCTCGGTATGCTGGGGGCTCCGACAACCTATCTTCTTTATGGTGCGATAGGGGTGATGGCAGCTGTCCAGTTCTTGCGGATTTGGCAGATAAACGGTCACGTCTTTCAAAGGCCCGTGCCGGCATTTGATCGTTACCCGTTCAAGCAGGTAGCACTTTTAAATCTCGTATATATGGCGAGCTTCGGATCGGAACTTGCGGTGGTCTCCATGTTGCCGCTGTATTTCCTGGATACGTTTGATATCTCTCCCATGTTGGCGGGGATGCTCGGCGGGAGTTTTGCTCTGATGAACCTGTTTGGGCGCCCCGGCGGCGGCTATCTTGCGGACCGCTATGGGCGAAAGCTGATTACGATACTGATGCTGGCCGGTATCGCAGTTGGATACTTCTTCATGGCAAGGATTGATAGCAGCTGGCCTCTGCCATTGGCGGTCGCTCTGGTTGTGCTCTGCTCGATCTTTGTGCAAGGCGGATGTGGCGCAGTATATGCGTCGGTTCCGTTGGTGAAGCGTCGTCTTACCGGCCAGGTTGCGGGGATGGCAGGTGCCTACGGCAATGTAGGGGGTGTTGTCTTCCTGGTTGTATTGGCCCTGGTGCCCTCAGATCAGTTCTTCCTGGTGTTGGGAGCAATTGCTCTGGCAATCATGTCCCTGGTGATGATCTTCATGGATGAACCTGATCCGCAAACAAGCGAGGTAATGCCGGATGGTTCCGTCAGAATGATTGACGTAACGTGA